The Longimicrobium sp. genome contains the following window.
CCACGGGCTCGGGGAAGTCGGTGAAGAAGATGAAGTCGTCGTCGCCGGTGTGGCTGACCATGAGCAGGCTCTCCTGGTCGCCCCGGCGGCGGTCGTAGAACTCGCGCACGGCGTTGGCGGTGGTCTGCAGCACCTCGTCCAGCTTCTCCCAGCCGTAGATCTCCTCCAGCTTCGAGTAGCGGACGAACTCGATGTACAGCAGCGTCATCCGCCCGCGCCCCTCCAGGATCTCGCGGCCGCGCTCCAGCATCACCGGCAGCGTGGGGAAGCCGGTGTAGCGGTCGTAGAGGAGCTCCTCGTAGCGCAGGTGGTCGGCGATCTCGCTGGTGAGCTGGGGGACGGCGGTGCGGTTCGGGCGCGCGCTCACCGCCCAGATCCGGGCGTGCACCTCGTCGGCGCTCGCCGGCAGCAGCAGCCAGTCCTCCACCCCCGCGCGCACGGCCAGGCGCGCCTCGTCCTCGCCGCGGCAAGCGGCCAGCAGGCAGATGCCGCGGGTGCGCGTCTCGGCGCGCACGGTGTCGAGCAGCTCGGCGCGGAACTCGAAGAGGAGGACGTCGGGGTGGGTGCGCAGCACCGGGAGGAGCTGCTCGGCGTTCGGGGCGCGGTGCCGCTCGCCGGCGTTGATGGTGGTGAGCTCGGCCCCCAGGCGGGCCGCCGCGTCGGCGAGCGCCTGCCCGAGCGCCTCGTCGCCCACGTAGCCGACGATCCTCACGCCCGGCCGCCCCTGGCCGCCAGGTTGCGCTCCACCTTCTCCAGCAGGTCCTTGAAGTCCACCGGCTTGACCACGTAGTCGTCGGCGCCGGAGCGCAGCCCCTCGAACTTGTCCTCGAAGGCGCCCTTGGCGGTGACCATCACCACGCGGGTGGCGGCGCCGAACTCGGGGTGCCCCTTGATGGTGCGGCACACCTGCCAGCCGTCCATCCCCGGCATCATCACGTCCAGCAGCACCAGCTCGGGGCGCACCTGCTCCATGCGGGCCAGCGCGGTCTTGCCGTCGGGGGCCTCGGCCACCACGTACCCGCGCGACTCCAGGAAGGCGCGCAGGATCTCCACGTTGTCCCGGTTGTCGTCGACCACCAGGATGGTGCCCTTGCTGTCCACGTCAGGAATTTCCTCCCCTCCCCGGGTGAGGGGGAGGATCGGGAGAATCGGGTCCGGTGAGCGCGCGGAACGGGAGAACCGTTTCCGCGCCGGCGTGTGGAGGGGGCAAGAAGCGAGCCACCTGCGGGACCCGGAACGATTCAAGTCGTGCGTGGACAGGCCTTTACGGAACGGCAGCGCGAAGTGCGAAGTGCGGGGTGCGGAA
Protein-coding sequences here:
- a CDS encoding response regulator, which gives rise to MDSKGTILVVDDNRDNVEILRAFLESRGYVVAEAPDGKTALARMEQVRPELVLLDVMMPGMDGWQVCRTIKGHPEFGAATRVVMVTAKGAFEDKFEGLRSGADDYVVKPVDFKDLLEKVERNLAARGGRA